One Kryptolebias marmoratus isolate JLee-2015 linkage group LG21, ASM164957v2, whole genome shotgun sequence DNA segment encodes these proteins:
- the LOC108230495 gene encoding dermatan-sulfate epimerase-like protein codes for MAYMWVVYFLLPLFALGTAFSGVFNATDRDIFTDDLLQVKFIQDRVTEQWKLRSADSHPNLYFNQVDVLHLRQRSSTTHSHIFKVIRAAVLTMLSNVPSYMPPVKHEEFTSKWNEIYGNNLPPLALYCLLCPEDSAALQFLIKFMDRLAEYPDWTVTSAPNDEVPMAHSLTGFATAYDFIFSFLDERRKDVYLKKIRSETEALYELSKYRAWGKQYLQNHQTTNVLAILTGAIVVGSHNDPKSMMWKQVAVNYMEKTMYLLNHIVDGSLDEGVAYGSYTAKSITQYVFLAQRHFNIDNIQNNWLREHFWFYYATLLPGFQRTVGIADSNYNWFYGPESQLVFLDTFVMKNGTGNWLAQQIRKHRPKDGPMGQSSAQRWATLHTEYIWYNSHLTPQPPHDFGKVRMHIFSNWGVVTYGAGLPSGQSNTFVSFKSGRLGGRAVYDIVHDKPYSWVDGWNSFNPGHEHPDQNSFTFAPNGQVFVSEALYGPKYSYLNNVLVFSPSPTSQCNSPWEGQLGECAKWLRWTDEGVGDTRGEVIAASSHADTMFVSGEAVSAYSPAMRLKSVFRALVLLNSQTLLVLDHVEKWGDSPVTSLSAFFHNLDIDFKYVPFRFMDRYNGAMMDVWDAHYKMFWFDSQGHSPDTRIQEAEQAAEFKKRWTQYVNVTFQMTGTVSRVAYVLHGPYVKVSNCRFIDSSKNGVRLSLTINNTEKIVSVATNYNDIGARLAYLGFGGHSKVEDRYQIIRYGLGTQLIPKQVNSDSQLFDIGFTVNVVAGVVLCVAIGFLTMQRKFYVCFSRLMRYALLSVLILWIVELLFLSNSCDQLLCGVKWKGADAKSEVNKQIRLYEQHHLPLPTIVITALPGSGSEILKHLFYNNSDFVYIRVPTEHVDIPETEFEFDSLVDSCEWSRTDVVHGRFKIIQGWLHSLVHNTKLHLQNIQLLEGSRVKQPQRVSPSRDRKKRSRRKEQSASELKGKLRTSLDRDAEYVREMRRHVSEYPNARVVLNMRSGSWTLKLPFIQEVVGPSLRAIYLVRDPRAWIYLMVYNSKPSLYSLKNIPQHLSLIFKEDSVRDGCPAVAPEFKTIQRLLSHSETNPISILAHLWLAHTAAAHRVSESLPEESYLQLRFEDVVNFPQETAETIHTFLGVPVSPAALNQLIFTTSTSLYNLMYEGDISPANINIWRHKMPQKDIRLIEDICGGVMKRLGYAKFAS; via the coding sequence ATGGCTTATATGTGGGTTGTATATTTTTTACTCCCACTGTTTGCCCTGGGGACAGCTTTCTCGGGGGTCTTCAATGCCACAGACagagacatttttacagatgactTGCTCCAGGTCAAGTTCATACAAGACAGAGTGACGGAGCAGTGGAAACTCCGCTCTGCCGATTCTCACCCCAACCTATATTTTAACCAAGTGGATGTGTTGCACTTGAGGCAAAGGTCCTCCACCACCCACagtcacatttttaaagtcattcGGGCAGCTGTGCTCACCATGCTGTCTAATGTCCCCTCTTACATGCCCCCTGTGAAACATGAGGAGTTTACAAGCAAGTGGAATGAAATTTATGGGAACAACCTGCCCCCCCTGGCTCTCTACTGCCTGCTGTGCCCAGAGGACTCTGCTGCCCTGCAGTTTCTTATCAAGTTTATGGATAGGCTGGCTGAGTACCCAGACTGGACGGTGACCAGCGCTCCAAACGATGAGGTCCCCATGGCGCACTCTCTGACAGGGTTCGCCACTGcttatgactttattttttccttcttggaCGAGCGCAGAAAAGACGTTTACCTCAAGAAAATTCGCTCAGAGACAGAAGCCCTGTATGAGCTCTCTAAGTACAGAGCATGGGGGAAACAGTATCTCCAAAATCATCAAACCACTAATGTTTTAGCTATTCTGACTGGTGCAATAGTGGTGGGTTCACACAACGACCCCAAGTCAATGATGTGGAAACAAGTGGCAGTGAACTACATGGAGAAAACTATGTATCTTCTGAATCATATTGTTGACGGGTCTCTGGATGAGGGCGTAGCTTATGGAAGCTACACAGCCAAGTCCATCACACAGTATGTCTTTTTAGCCCAGCGTCATTTCAATATAGACAACATACAGAACAACTGGCTCCGGGAACACTTCTGGTTTTATTATGCCACCCTGCTGCCGGGCTTTCAGAGAACAGTTGGCATCGCAGACTCCAACTACAACTGGTTTTATGGGCCAGAAAGCCAGCTGGTTTTCCTCGACACATTCGTCATGAAGAATGGGACAGGGAACTGGCTGGCTCAACAGATTAGAAAGCACAGACCCAAGGACGGTCCCATGGGGCAGTCCTCTGCCCAGCGCTGGGCCACACTACACACGGAGTACATCTGGTACAACTCCCACCTCACGCCGCAACCTCCCCATGACTTTGGCAAAGTGAGGATGCATATTTTCTCAAACTGGGGGGTTGTTACATACGGAGCCGGGCTTCCCAGTGGCCAAAGTAAtacttttgtctcttttaagTCTGGCAGGCTGGGTGGGCGAGCAGTCTATGACATTGTCCATGACAAGCCTTACTCCTGGGTGGACGGTTGGAACAGCTTTAACCCTGGTCATGAGCACCCAGATCAGAACTCCTTCACATTTGCCCCTAACGGACaagtgtttgtgtctgaagcACTTTATGGCCCAAAATACAGTTATTTAAACAATGTGTTGGTGTTTAGTCCTTCTCCTACCAGCCAGTGTAACAGTCCATGGGAGGGTCAGTTAGGGGAGTGTGCAAAGTGGCTGCGCTGGACTGATGAGGGCGTGGGCGATACCAGAGGTGAGGTGATTGCTGCCTCCTCACATGCGGACACTATGTTTGTGAGTGGGGAAGCTGTGTCAGCTTACTCCCCCGCCATGAGATTAAAGAGCGTTTTCAGAGCCTTGGTTCTCCTCAACTCACAGACATTGCTGGTGCTTGACCATGTGGAGAAGTGGGGTGATTCGCCAGTGACGTCTCTCAGTGCTTTCTTTCACAATCTTGACATCGACTTCAAATATGTTCCTTTCAGATTTATGGACAGGTACAACGGTGCCATGATGGATGTGTGGGATGctcattataaaatgttttggtttgacAGCCAGGGTCACAGTCCTGATACCAGGATACAGGAAGCAGAGCAGGcagcagagtttaaaaagaGGTGGACTCAGTATGTCAACGTCACTTTTCAGATGACAGGCACAGTCAGCAGAGTAGCTTACGTGCTGCATGGGCCATATGTTAAAGTGTCCAACTGTAGATTTATAGATAGCAGCAAAAATGGTGTGAGACTTTCTTTAACCATAAATAACACAGAGAAGATTGTCTCTGTAGCTACAAACTATAACGATATCGGAGCAAGGTTGGCTTATTTAGGATTCGGCGGGCACAGTAAAGTAGAAGATAGATATCAAATCATTAGATATGGCCTCGGGACACAACTCATCCCCAAACAAGTTAATAGTGATAGTCAGCTGTTTGACATTGGCTTTACAGTTAATGTGGTTGCAGGGGTTGTTCTTTGTGTGGCCATAGGATTTTTAACCATGCAGAgaaagttttatgtttgtttcagCCGTCTGATGCGCTACGCCCTCCTCTCTGTGCTCATTCTCTGGATAGTCgagctgctgtttttgtctaaCAGCTGTGATCAGCTTCTCTGCGGGGTAAAATGGAAAGGTGCGGATGCCAAAAGcgaagtaaataaacaaatcaggCTGTACGAGCAGCATCATCTCCCCCTCCCCACCATTGTCATCACAGCTCTCCCTGGATCAGGGTCGGAAATACTCAAGCACCTTTTCTACAATAACTCAGACTTTGTTTACATAAGGGTTCCCACCGAACATGTGGACATTCCTGAAACCGAGTTTGAGTTTGACTCTCTGGTTGACAGCTGTGAGTGGTCGAGGACAGATGTCGTGCACGGGCGGTTTAAGATTATCCAGGGCTGGCTGCATTCGCTGGTGCACAACACCAAGCTGCACTTGCAAAATATTCAGCTCTTAGAGGGCAGCAGGGTCAAACAGCCCCAGAGAGTCAGCCCCTCTAGGGACAGGAAGAAAAGATCCAGGAGGAAAGAGCAGTCTGCATCTGAGCTTAAGGGCAAATTGAGGACCAGCCTGGACAGAGATGCAGAGTACGTACGAGAGATGAGGCGGCATGTTTCGGAGTACCCCAACGCTCGGGTGGTCCTCAACATGCGAAGTGGGAGCTGGACACTTAAACTGCCTTTTATTCAGGAAGTGGTGGGCCCTTCTCTGAGAGCAATCTATTTAGTAAGAGACCCACGGGCATGGATTTATCTCATGGTTTATAACAGCAAACCCAGCCTATATTCTCTCAAAAACATCCCGCAGCACCTGTCCTTGATATTCAAGGAGGATTCTGTCAGGGATGGGTGCCCAGCTGTGGCCCCGGAGTTTAAAACCATCCAGAGGCTGCTGTCCCATTCTGAGACAAACCCTATTTCAATTCTGGCCCATTTGTGGCTAGCTCACACGGCAGCAGCTCACAGGGTCTCTGAGAGTCTCCCCGAGGAGTCATACCTCCAGCTGAGGTTCGAGGACGTGGTCAACTTCCCCCAGGAGACGGCAGAGACAATACACACTTTCCTGGGGGTGCCTGTGTCCCCTGCAGCCCTCAATCAGCTTATATTCACCACCTCCACAAGCCTGTACAATCTGATGTATGAAGGGGACATCTCACCAGCCAATATCAACATATGGAGACATAAAATGCCTCAAAAGGACATCAGATTGATAGAAGATATTTGTGGAGGAGTAATGAAGAGGCTGGGCTATGCCAAGTTTGCCAGTTAA